One window of the Acaryochloris sp. CCMEE 5410 genome contains the following:
- the ylqF gene encoding ribosome biogenesis GTPase YlqF — MSTPPIQWYPGHIAKAEKALIEQLKKVDVVLEVRDARIPHSSHHPQIQKWIGDKPHVLVLNRIDLVTPVSHQLWLDAFKAEGQVPYCTDAQHGKGIKAVIKAAEKVGVSINQRRRSRGMRPRPVRAVVLGFPNVGKSALINRLLKRRIVESARRPGVTRQLRWVRVSQDLELLDTPGVLPAKLNNQEAAYKLAICDDIGTAAYENQLVATALIELIQGLESSEPKPGFLPNQVLQTRYQLDPTSITAADYLATAAEQRHQGDLERMAQQVLNDFRKGLLGKVTLEVPLS, encoded by the coding sequence ATGTCCACTCCCCCGATTCAATGGTATCCCGGTCATATCGCCAAGGCTGAAAAAGCCTTAATTGAGCAGCTCAAAAAGGTAGATGTGGTGCTGGAAGTTCGGGATGCTCGCATTCCCCACTCCAGTCATCACCCGCAGATCCAGAAATGGATTGGAGATAAGCCCCATGTGCTGGTCCTGAATCGCATTGACTTGGTTACCCCGGTCTCTCATCAGCTCTGGCTCGATGCTTTTAAGGCCGAAGGCCAGGTACCCTACTGTACAGATGCTCAGCATGGTAAGGGCATTAAAGCGGTGATCAAAGCAGCCGAAAAAGTGGGCGTTAGTATCAATCAACGACGGCGCAGTCGTGGTATGCGACCTCGCCCTGTGCGTGCGGTGGTGTTGGGGTTCCCGAATGTGGGTAAATCTGCTTTAATCAATCGTCTGTTGAAGCGTCGCATTGTTGAAAGTGCTCGCCGTCCAGGGGTGACTCGCCAACTCCGCTGGGTACGGGTCTCTCAAGATTTAGAACTATTAGATACCCCCGGTGTATTACCGGCCAAATTAAATAATCAAGAAGCCGCTTATAAATTGGCCATTTGTGATGATATCGGCACTGCTGCCTATGAGAATCAGTTGGTAGCGACGGCCTTAATTGAGCTGATCCAAGGGTTAGAGTCTTCTGAGCCGAAGCCTGGATTCTTGCCCAACCAAGTTTTGCAAACTCGCTACCAGCTCGATCCTACGTCTATAACCGCCGCAGATTATTTAGCTACCGCAGCAGAACAACGACATCAAGGGGATTTAGAGCGGATGGCCCAGCAAGTCCTCAATGATTTTCGCAAAGGTCTATTGGGGAAAGTGACGTTGGAAGTGCCACTTTCTTAG
- a CDS encoding valine--tRNA ligase: MIATAPSLSSQYDPAATEAKWQETWEANNVFKADPNHEGAPYCIVIPPPNVTGSLHMGHAFEAALIDVLIRYHRMIGDNTLWLPGTDHASIAVHTILEKQLQAEGKTRYDIGRDEFLERAKRWKAESGGKIVHQQRRLGVSVDWTRERFTMDEGLSKAVNKAFVQMHEEGLIYRGNYMVNWCPASQSAVSDQEVENKEVDGHLWHFRYPLSDGSGAVEVATTRPETMLGDTAVAVNPKDERYQDLIGKTIKLPITEREIPVIADELVDPEFGTGCVKVTPAHDPNDFAMGQRHHLPFINILNKDGSLNENGNVFAGLDRFEARKRVVARLEEDGCLVKTEAYRHSVPYSDRGKVPVEPLISTQWFVKTEPLAKRTLAFLDDQNSPEFIPERWTKVYRDWLVNLRDWCISRQLWWGHQIPAWYAISETEGEIREDTPFVVAENAASAQQKAVEQFGPDVQLLQDPDVLDTWFSSGLWPFSTLGWPEETADLSTYYPTATLVTGFDIIFFWVARMTLMAGHFTGEMPFKDVYIHGLVRDENNKKMSKSSNNGIDPLILIDKYGTDALRYTLIREVAGAGQDIRLEYNRKTDESTSVEASRNFANKLWNASRFVLMNLNGQTPEQLGQSAIADLELADRWILSRYHRLVQQTRNQVDAYGLGEAAKGLYEFIWGDFCDWYIELVKPRLRQEGTTSQRVAQQTLAYVLEGTLKLFHPFMPHITEEIWQTLTQPTSEQYLASQPYPEAADIQLVTETVPLTADSANAPAKAAAPEPETIPEPEPTAQADEASEPEPEIRDFSWRDAFLAFGELPASVGRFLNANQTIFLWSSAFFLGIVSLAVVAAVLGAINHVPFLGSFFELVGLGYSLNFAYRRLLWYDDRKAWVESLQKKTEEILPLLNDAKTLETTAEALGGDLALAEPTTPEAHDDPETHVDIDAVDDSAPKNSPPEPTEILGAMSEQFTAWVDPGLEEQFELVIETIRTIRNLRAEASIKPKQPIKVILQSESDLERQILTAGQTYLQDLARVESLSITPTVEGEVKQTIIGVVGTVQVLLPLSGVVDVEILKAKLDKDLKKAEAEIRSCSGRLNNANFVDQAPPAVVQGARDTLAEAEKQAEILRDRLERL; this comes from the coding sequence ATGATTGCCACCGCTCCGTCCCTATCTAGCCAATATGATCCCGCGGCCACCGAAGCCAAATGGCAAGAGACTTGGGAAGCGAACAACGTCTTTAAAGCAGATCCAAATCATGAGGGTGCTCCCTATTGCATCGTCATTCCTCCGCCGAATGTGACGGGCAGCTTGCATATGGGTCATGCCTTTGAGGCGGCGTTAATTGATGTGCTGATTCGTTACCATCGCATGATTGGTGATAATACCCTGTGGTTACCGGGAACGGACCATGCCAGCATTGCCGTGCATACCATTCTGGAGAAGCAGCTGCAGGCAGAAGGTAAAACCCGCTATGACATTGGCCGGGATGAATTTTTAGAACGGGCGAAGCGCTGGAAAGCTGAATCGGGGGGCAAAATTGTCCATCAGCAGCGGCGATTAGGCGTTTCGGTGGACTGGACCCGCGAGCGGTTCACCATGGATGAAGGCTTGTCCAAAGCGGTGAATAAAGCCTTTGTCCAGATGCATGAAGAGGGACTGATCTATCGGGGCAACTATATGGTTAATTGGTGTCCTGCCAGCCAATCCGCCGTCTCTGATCAAGAAGTCGAGAATAAAGAGGTAGATGGTCATCTCTGGCATTTCCGCTATCCCCTCAGTGATGGTTCTGGTGCTGTAGAAGTTGCTACCACGCGCCCAGAAACGATGCTGGGAGATACGGCGGTAGCGGTAAATCCGAAAGATGAACGCTACCAAGATCTGATTGGTAAAACCATCAAGCTGCCAATTACAGAACGGGAAATTCCGGTGATTGCCGATGAGTTGGTCGACCCAGAATTTGGCACGGGCTGTGTTAAGGTCACGCCTGCCCATGACCCGAATGACTTTGCCATGGGTCAGCGACATCATCTGCCCTTCATTAACATCCTTAATAAGGACGGCTCTCTCAATGAAAACGGCAACGTTTTTGCCGGCTTAGATCGGTTTGAAGCCCGTAAACGCGTGGTGGCTCGTCTGGAAGAAGACGGCTGTCTGGTGAAAACAGAAGCGTATCGCCATAGCGTTCCCTATAGCGATCGCGGCAAGGTACCTGTTGAACCCTTAATCTCCACCCAGTGGTTTGTCAAAACAGAGCCCCTCGCCAAACGCACCTTGGCGTTCCTAGATGACCAGAATTCACCCGAATTTATTCCTGAACGTTGGACGAAGGTCTACCGAGATTGGCTAGTGAATCTGCGAGACTGGTGTATTTCTCGCCAACTGTGGTGGGGACATCAAATCCCGGCCTGGTACGCTATTAGTGAAACTGAGGGCGAAATTCGCGAAGATACGCCGTTTGTGGTGGCGGAAAATGCGGCATCGGCACAGCAAAAAGCGGTGGAACAGTTTGGACCTGATGTACAGCTGCTTCAAGATCCAGATGTTTTAGATACCTGGTTCTCATCTGGCTTGTGGCCCTTTTCCACCTTGGGCTGGCCAGAGGAAACGGCGGATTTATCCACCTATTACCCCACCGCCACCTTGGTAACCGGCTTTGACATTATTTTCTTCTGGGTCGCCCGTATGACGCTGATGGCAGGGCATTTCACGGGAGAGATGCCTTTTAAAGATGTCTATATCCACGGCTTGGTGCGGGACGAGAACAATAAGAAAATGTCCAAGTCGTCTAATAACGGCATCGATCCGCTGATCTTGATCGACAAATATGGCACGGACGCTCTTCGCTATACCCTGATTCGAGAAGTGGCCGGTGCAGGACAAGATATTCGCCTGGAATACAACCGCAAAACCGATGAATCCACCTCTGTAGAAGCCTCTCGTAACTTTGCCAATAAGTTGTGGAATGCCTCGCGGTTTGTGTTGATGAACCTGAATGGACAAACGCCTGAGCAGCTGGGGCAATCTGCGATCGCCGATCTAGAACTGGCCGATCGCTGGATTTTGTCTCGATATCATCGCTTGGTGCAACAGACCCGCAATCAAGTGGATGCCTATGGTTTGGGTGAAGCGGCCAAAGGTCTGTATGAGTTTATTTGGGGTGATTTCTGTGACTGGTATATCGAACTGGTCAAGCCTCGCCTCCGTCAGGAAGGCACAACCTCCCAGCGAGTGGCCCAGCAAACCCTGGCCTATGTCTTGGAAGGAACCCTGAAGCTATTTCATCCGTTTATGCCTCATATTACGGAAGAGATTTGGCAGACCCTGACTCAACCGACGTCAGAGCAGTATTTAGCCAGCCAGCCTTACCCAGAAGCTGCTGATATCCAGTTGGTGACTGAAACGGTACCACTGACTGCAGATAGTGCAAATGCACCTGCTAAAGCAGCAGCGCCTGAACCTGAAACGATACCGGAGCCAGAGCCGACTGCTCAAGCTGACGAGGCGTCAGAGCCTGAACCCGAAATTCGTGATTTCAGTTGGCGGGATGCCTTCCTGGCCTTTGGAGAATTGCCTGCTAGCGTCGGGCGTTTTCTGAACGCGAATCAAACGATTTTCCTCTGGAGCAGTGCGTTCTTCTTGGGCATCGTCAGTTTGGCGGTTGTTGCAGCCGTGTTAGGGGCCATTAATCACGTTCCCTTCTTGGGCAGTTTCTTTGAATTGGTGGGGTTGGGATATTCCCTTAACTTTGCTTATCGTCGCCTGCTTTGGTACGACGATCGCAAAGCCTGGGTTGAATCCTTGCAAAAGAAAACAGAAGAAATTTTACCGCTGCTGAATGATGCCAAGACGTTGGAGACGACTGCTGAAGCCCTAGGCGGAGATTTGGCCTTGGCGGAACCGACAACGCCAGAGGCCCATGATGATCCAGAGACCCATGTCGATATCGATGCTGTAGATGATAGTGCACCTAAAAATTCACCGCCCGAGCCCACAGAAATTTTAGGTGCAATGTCAGAACAGTTCACAGCCTGGGTCGATCCGGGACTAGAAGAGCAGTTTGAGCTGGTGATTGAGACCATTCGCACCATTCGTAACCTGCGGGCAGAAGCCAGTATTAAGCCTAAGCAACCGATTAAAGTTATTTTGCAAAGCGAAAGCGATCTCGAACGGCAAATCCTCACAGCGGGTCAAACCTATCTCCAAGATTTGGCTAGAGTCGAGTCCTTGAGCATTACTCCAACCGTTGAAGGGGAAGTCAAACAGACCATTATCGGTGTAGTAGGTACGGTTCAAGTCCTCCTTCCCCTCAGCGGTGTCGTAGATGTGGAAATTCTCAAAGCTAAGCTAGACAAAGATCTGAAAAAGGCAGAAGCTGAAATTCGGTCCTGTAGCGGTCGCTTGAACAATGCCAATTTTGTAGACCAAGCCCCACCTGCAGTTGTTCAGGGGGCACGCGATACCCTAGCTGAAGCTGAGAAACAAGCTGAGATCTTGCGCGATCGCCTAGAGCGACTCTAG
- a CDS encoding RNA-binding protein, with the protein MTVYIGNLSYEVTEDDLSAVFAEYGEVKQVKLPVDRESGRKRGFGFVEMQDESNEEKAIEELDGAEWMGRTLKVNKAKPRTPRPTSSGWGGNQRY; encoded by the coding sequence ATGACAGTTTACATCGGTAACCTATCTTATGAGGTTACAGAGGACGATCTAAGCGCAGTTTTTGCGGAATATGGAGAAGTCAAGCAGGTCAAGCTTCCTGTGGATCGTGAGTCAGGTCGCAAACGTGGATTTGGATTTGTAGAAATGCAAGACGAATCTAACGAAGAGAAAGCCATCGAAGAATTGGATGGGGCTGAGTGGATGGGCCGGACCTTGAAGGTCAACAAAGCCAAGCCTCGTACCCCCAGACCCACTAGCAGTGGATGGGGCGGCAACCAAAGATATTAA
- the rpsU gene encoding 30S ribosomal protein S21, whose amino-acid sequence MTQVVLGDDEQLESALRRFKRKVSRAGIFADMKKNRHFETPAQKRQRKMTARHRERRRMRGRR is encoded by the coding sequence ATGACCCAAGTGGTCCTCGGAGACGATGAGCAATTAGAATCCGCGCTGCGTCGATTTAAACGGAAAGTATCTAGAGCCGGCATCTTTGCCGACATGAAAAAAAACCGCCATTTTGAGACTCCCGCTCAAAAGCGACAGCGAAAAATGACTGCCAGACATCGAGAACGACGTAGAATGCGTGGCCGTAGGTAA
- a CDS encoding peptidylprolyl isomerase: MAAAKVGDTVSIHYTGKLDDGSVFDSSLEREPLKFSIGGQQVIPGFEQAVIGMNPGESKTETIVCDQAYGPRHEDMVVTVLREQIPSDFELEVGQQLQIRNPEGQVIPVMVSEIIEDQVTLDGNHPLAGEDLTFDIELVSIAESA, from the coding sequence ATGGCAGCAGCCAAAGTCGGAGATACCGTATCAATTCACTATACGGGCAAACTGGATGATGGTTCCGTCTTCGACTCTTCCTTAGAGCGCGAGCCTTTAAAATTCTCCATTGGGGGGCAACAAGTTATTCCAGGATTTGAACAAGCCGTCATTGGCATGAATCCAGGTGAGTCCAAAACTGAGACGATTGTCTGCGATCAAGCCTATGGTCCCCGCCATGAAGATATGGTGGTTACCGTCCTCCGGGAGCAAATTCCCAGCGATTTTGAATTAGAAGTGGGGCAACAATTGCAGATCAGAAACCCCGAAGGACAGGTCATTCCGGTGATGGTCAGCGAGATTATTGAAGATCAAGTCACCCTAGATGGTAATCATCCTCTCGCTGGTGAAGATCTAACCTTTGACATTGAGCTAGTCAGCATTGCTGAATCCGCATAA
- a CDS encoding retropepsin-like aspartic protease — translation MALCLWGNAMGGALAQPILPGEMADQMGVRSEEKAMTPMDPALVSAIVQLQGLKVPEPQVQGGARLPLFALPGTSVYTVNAQLRGLSTRWLVDTGASTSMVATPVVEALGLQGKPIPNRRLSFAVAGNDCPNMNATLQQLPPLALGQLQVKGLHSLQFANTVIPAELSGVLGMDVLRQFDLHLHPGKATLSLLPPTPLPVDAIATAVPLQEKLGVMVAQLYMNGKGPFRVLLDTAADSTFISKQVAAKLNLDAATLSPIQIRGFCGLEDAMRSQLDSVTLHRYQQRNLDVIVLSSSILKVLKVDGILGQNFLRHYQQYWRFNSASQTGSLLLVPLAPSAPSP, via the coding sequence ATGGCCTTGTGCCTATGGGGGAATGCCATGGGCGGGGCGTTAGCCCAGCCGATTCTCCCAGGAGAGATGGCGGATCAGATGGGGGTTCGGTCGGAAGAGAAAGCGATGACTCCGATGGATCCTGCTTTAGTATCGGCCATAGTCCAGTTGCAAGGACTGAAGGTGCCTGAGCCTCAGGTGCAGGGAGGCGCTCGGCTGCCCCTGTTTGCGTTGCCGGGCACGTCCGTTTATACCGTGAATGCTCAATTGCGGGGGCTGTCAACCCGGTGGTTAGTGGATACTGGAGCGTCTACCTCAATGGTGGCCACACCTGTTGTTGAGGCACTGGGTTTACAAGGCAAGCCTATCCCCAACCGACGGCTGTCCTTTGCCGTGGCGGGGAATGACTGTCCCAATATGAATGCGACGCTCCAGCAGCTCCCCCCACTAGCGTTGGGCCAGCTCCAGGTCAAAGGACTGCATAGTCTGCAGTTTGCCAATACGGTCATTCCGGCAGAATTGTCTGGGGTCTTAGGAATGGATGTACTCAGGCAGTTTGATTTACATTTGCACCCCGGCAAAGCAACCCTGAGCTTATTACCGCCAACGCCATTGCCTGTTGATGCGATCGCAACTGCAGTACCCCTCCAGGAAAAACTAGGGGTGATGGTGGCCCAGCTCTACATGAACGGGAAAGGTCCATTTCGGGTGTTGCTAGATACGGCGGCGGACAGCACCTTTATTTCTAAGCAAGTGGCAGCAAAGCTCAACTTGGATGCAGCGACGCTGAGCCCGATTCAAATCCGGGGATTTTGTGGTTTGGAAGACGCGATGCGATCTCAACTGGACTCCGTTACCCTGCATCGTTATCAGCAGCGAAATTTAGACGTGATTGTCTTATCTTCCAGCATTCTCAAAGTACTGAAAGTGGACGGTATTCTGGGGCAAAATTTTCTGCGCCATTATCAGCAATATTGGCGGTTTAATTCAGCTTCACAGACAGGCAGTTTGCTCCTGGTGCCCCTTGCCCCCTCAGCGCCATCTCCTTAA